The Lycium barbarum isolate Lr01 chromosome 9, ASM1917538v2, whole genome shotgun sequence genome has a segment encoding these proteins:
- the LOC132610665 gene encoding flowering locus K homology domain-like isoform X1 — protein MKVNCYVPASTQKMTDENFEQPETGNLHGTENLDNMNSVQDNDNVNGKDNMEGADHVHESDYVQDTNHVHEADHVQDTDHVHEADHVHDTDHVHDTDAVQNMDNIHESDTTLGVNTAPEETHASEEVKVTPIDTGAGEEKKWPGWPGENVFRMLVPAQKVGSIIGRRGEYIKKTCEETKARIKVLDGPPGTTERAVMISAKEDPSLSIPPAMDGLLKVHKRIVDVDTDSARASPVTGRPVTTRLLVAASQAGNLIGKQGSTIKTIQDTSHCTIRVIGEEHLPLFALPDDSVVEIQGEPAGVHKAVEMVASHLRKFLVDRSVIGVFEMQMQMPNARPNQNMPPPGPTQSWAPPPSGFPGSAGGGPGYGHNTQYMPPPRQFDAYFPPVDMPPLEKQPRQGPPPYSRDASMGAYGTNVQTQQSMVTKVTQNMQIPLSYADAVIGTSGSNISYVRRTSGASIAVQETRGVPGEMTVEITGSAAQVQTAQQLIQNSIADATSSMQNTAAGPPSQGYNPYSQGPVYTSPSGGTGHPSAGDYGSIYGSSYGY, from the exons ATGAAGGTAAACTGTTATGTTCCAGCTTCTACACAG AAAATGACTGATGAAAATTTTGAGCAACCTGAGACGGGTAACTTGCATGGCACAGAAAACCTGGATAATATGAACAGTGTTCAGGACAACGATAATGTCAATGGCAAGGATAATATGGAAGGCGCTGATCATGTGCACGAATCTGATTACGTGCAGGACACCAATCATGTGCACGAAGCTGATCACGTGCAGGACACTGATCATGTGCATGAGGCAGATCATGTACATGACACTGATCATGTCCATGATACAGATGCTGTGCAGAACATGGATAATATTCATGAGTCAGATACTACTCTTGGCGTGAATACCGCACCTGAGGAGACACATGCTTCTGAAGAAGTAAAAGTTACTCCAATTGATACAGGAGCTGGCGAAGAAAAAAAATGGCCGGGCTGGCCAGGAGAAAACGTTTTCAGGATGTTAGTTCCCGCTCAGAAGGTTGGTAGTATCATTGGTCGCAGAGGAGAGTATATTAAGAAGACCTGTGAGGAGACAAAAGCTCGCATTAAGGTCCTTGATGGTCCTCCTGGGACCACTGAAAGAGCT GTGATGATATCTGCGAAAGAAGATCCAAGCCTATCAATTCCGCCTGCTATGGATGGTCTTTTGAAGGTTCACAAGCGGATTGTTGATGTAGACACTGATTCAGCTAGAGCTTCACCAGTCACTGGGAGGCCAGTCACGACCAGACTACTTGTGGCAGCCTCACAGGCTGGAAACTTGATTGGGAAACAGGGTAGCACTATTAAGACTATTCAAGACACATCTCATTGCACCATTCGAGTAATTGGAGAAG AGCACCTTCCACTTTTTGCTCTTCCTGATGATAGTGTTGTTGAGATACAAGGAGAGCCCGCCGGCGTGCATAAAGCAGTTGAAATGGTTGCATCACATCTCAGGAAATTTTTAGTTGATCGTAGTGTAATTGGAGTATTTGAGATGCAA ATGCAAATGCCAAATGCTCGACCAAATCAGAACATGCCTCCGCCTGGACCTACTCAGTCATGGGCCCCTCCTCCATCCGGTTTTCCTGGGAGTGCTGGCGGTGGACCTGGTTATGGGCACAACACTCAGTATATGCCGCCTCCACGACAGTTCGATGCTTATTTTCCACCGGTAGACATGCCACCATTGGAAAAACAGCCCCGTCAGGGCCCCCCTCCTTATAGTAGAGATGCTTCAATGGGAGCTTATGGTACAAATGTGCAAACACAACAATCTATGGTTACAAAG GTCACACAAAACATGCAAATTCCTTTGTCCTATGCTGATGCTGTTATCGGGACCTCTGGTTCAAATATTAGCTATGTCCGTCGGACCAGTGGTGCGTCTATTGCAGTTCAGGAAACAAGGGGTGTTCCTGGTGAGATGACTGTGGAGATAACTGGATCTGCAGCACAAGTGCAAACAGCGCAGCAATTAATTCAG AATTCTATTGCTGATGCTACCAGCTCAATGCAGAACACTGCGGCTGGACCACCTTCCCAAGGCTATAATCCTTATTCTCAAGGTCCTGTATATACTTCACCATCAGGTGGCACTGGTCATCCATCTGCGGGGGATTATGGTTCCATTTATGGATCCAGCTATGGTTATTGA
- the LOC132610666 gene encoding probable fructokinase-4, with amino-acid sequence MHHHATISLKPSSSNSITHHHHALLSPIFQNPSFLIIPPLCRKKNLRCCSIRGIEIPVTKLNNNNINNSNGSTKLTSISAVKDVDIATLGNLCVDIVLNVPQLPPKPLPQRQAYMEHLSKSPPDKRYWEAGGNCNVAIAAARLGLHCISIGHVGDEIYGRFLIDVLSDEGISIVGMNQQSEALNLSSSDNETLLCWVLVDPLQRHGFCSHADFRADPAFSWMSSLSTEVKMAIRKSKILFCNGYDFDELSPSLLESALEYAVESGTSIFFDPGPRGKSLIAGRPEEQRAIGKLLRMSEVLLLTSDEAASLTGINDPILAGQELLKNGVCTKWVIVKMGPKGSILITKSSITCSPAFKVNIIDTVGCGDSFVAAVAFGFIHDLPLSYTLTLANAVGAATATGCGAGRNVASLGKVLELLKESNLNEDDKFWDEILNDNVNSQDKTVVSKMVVNGNSQVNRVSLQKVVSEVLPKLEFATEKVVAPSNR; translated from the exons ATGCATCATCACGCCACCATATCCCTCAAACCTTCATCATCTAATTCTATAACCCACCATCACCATGCCTTATTATCTCCCATtttccaaaaccctagttttctaaTAATTCCCCCACTCTGTAGAAAGAAGAACCTTCGTTGTTGTTCAATTCGAGGCATTGAAATTCCTGTCACTAAACTCAACaacaataatattaataatagtaATGGGTCTACAAAATTGACAAGTATTAGTGCTGTAAAAGATGTTGATATTGCAACACTTGGTAATCTATGTGTGGATATTGTTCTTAATGTGCCTCAATTACCACCTAAGCCTTTACCCCAACGCCAAGCCTATATGGAACACCTATCCAAATCCCCACCTGATAAG CGGTACTGGGAGGCAGGTGGAAACTGCAATGTGGCTATAGCAGCAGCAAGGCTTGGCCTTCACTGCATCTCCATTGGTCATGTAGGCGATGAGATCTACGGACGCTTCCTCATTGATGTGCTTAGTGATGAGGGTATTAGTATAGTTGGGATGAATCAGCAGAGTGAAGCACTTAATCTTTCAAGTTCTGACAATGAAACACTACTGTGTTGGGTGTTAGTGGACCCTTTGCAGAGACATGGTTTTTGCAG TCATGCAGATTTTAGGGCAGATCCTGCATTCAGTTGGATGAGCAGTCTATCTACAGAAGTAAAGATGGCTATTAGAAAATCAAAGATCCTCTTTTGCAATGGTTATGACTTTGACGAGCTCTCCCCTAGCCTTCTTGAATCTGCTCTTGAGTATGCTGTTGAATCTGGTACATCTATCTTTTTTGACCCTGGACCACGAGGTAAGAGTCTTATCGCAGGAAGACCTGAAGAACAAAGAGCAATTGGCAAGTTGTTGAGGATGAGTGAAGTGCTTCTACTGACTTCCGATGAG GCTGCATCTTTAACTGGTATCAATGATCCAATTTTAGCGGGACAGGAATTGCTCAAGAATGGAGTTTGTACTAAGTGGGTAATTGTTAAGATGGGTCCGAAGGGTTCAATCTTAATCACCAAGTCGAGCATAACTTGTTCACCTGCTTTCAAG GTCAATATTATAGACACTGTGGGATGTGGAGATAGTTTTGTGGCTGCAGTTGCATTTGGCTTCATACATGACTTGCCTTTGAGTTATACATTAACCCTTGCAAATGCAGTGGGTGCTGCAACTGCTACGGGGTGTGGTGCTGGTAGAAATGTTGCCAGTTTGGGGAAAGTCCTGGAACTATTGAAGGAATCAAATCTGAATGAGGATGACAAGTTTTGGGATGAAATACTGAATGATAATGTGAACTCCCAGGATAAAACTGTAGTGTCAAAAATGGTCGTAAATGGTAACAGTCAGGTGAACCGTGTCTCCCTGCAAAAGGTGGTATCTGAAGTGTTGCCTAAGCTTGAATTTGCAACAGAGAAGGTTGTGGCTCCTTCAAATAGATGA
- the LOC132610665 gene encoding flowering locus K homology domain-like isoform X2: MTDENFEQPETGNLHGTENLDNMNSVQDNDNVNGKDNMEGADHVHESDYVQDTNHVHEADHVQDTDHVHEADHVHDTDHVHDTDAVQNMDNIHESDTTLGVNTAPEETHASEEVKVTPIDTGAGEEKKWPGWPGENVFRMLVPAQKVGSIIGRRGEYIKKTCEETKARIKVLDGPPGTTERAVMISAKEDPSLSIPPAMDGLLKVHKRIVDVDTDSARASPVTGRPVTTRLLVAASQAGNLIGKQGSTIKTIQDTSHCTIRVIGEEHLPLFALPDDSVVEIQGEPAGVHKAVEMVASHLRKFLVDRSVIGVFEMQMQMPNARPNQNMPPPGPTQSWAPPPSGFPGSAGGGPGYGHNTQYMPPPRQFDAYFPPVDMPPLEKQPRQGPPPYSRDASMGAYGTNVQTQQSMVTKVTQNMQIPLSYADAVIGTSGSNISYVRRTSGASIAVQETRGVPGEMTVEITGSAAQVQTAQQLIQNSIADATSSMQNTAAGPPSQGYNPYSQGPVYTSPSGGTGHPSAGDYGSIYGSSYGY, encoded by the exons ATGACTGATGAAAATTTTGAGCAACCTGAGACGGGTAACTTGCATGGCACAGAAAACCTGGATAATATGAACAGTGTTCAGGACAACGATAATGTCAATGGCAAGGATAATATGGAAGGCGCTGATCATGTGCACGAATCTGATTACGTGCAGGACACCAATCATGTGCACGAAGCTGATCACGTGCAGGACACTGATCATGTGCATGAGGCAGATCATGTACATGACACTGATCATGTCCATGATACAGATGCTGTGCAGAACATGGATAATATTCATGAGTCAGATACTACTCTTGGCGTGAATACCGCACCTGAGGAGACACATGCTTCTGAAGAAGTAAAAGTTACTCCAATTGATACAGGAGCTGGCGAAGAAAAAAAATGGCCGGGCTGGCCAGGAGAAAACGTTTTCAGGATGTTAGTTCCCGCTCAGAAGGTTGGTAGTATCATTGGTCGCAGAGGAGAGTATATTAAGAAGACCTGTGAGGAGACAAAAGCTCGCATTAAGGTCCTTGATGGTCCTCCTGGGACCACTGAAAGAGCT GTGATGATATCTGCGAAAGAAGATCCAAGCCTATCAATTCCGCCTGCTATGGATGGTCTTTTGAAGGTTCACAAGCGGATTGTTGATGTAGACACTGATTCAGCTAGAGCTTCACCAGTCACTGGGAGGCCAGTCACGACCAGACTACTTGTGGCAGCCTCACAGGCTGGAAACTTGATTGGGAAACAGGGTAGCACTATTAAGACTATTCAAGACACATCTCATTGCACCATTCGAGTAATTGGAGAAG AGCACCTTCCACTTTTTGCTCTTCCTGATGATAGTGTTGTTGAGATACAAGGAGAGCCCGCCGGCGTGCATAAAGCAGTTGAAATGGTTGCATCACATCTCAGGAAATTTTTAGTTGATCGTAGTGTAATTGGAGTATTTGAGATGCAA ATGCAAATGCCAAATGCTCGACCAAATCAGAACATGCCTCCGCCTGGACCTACTCAGTCATGGGCCCCTCCTCCATCCGGTTTTCCTGGGAGTGCTGGCGGTGGACCTGGTTATGGGCACAACACTCAGTATATGCCGCCTCCACGACAGTTCGATGCTTATTTTCCACCGGTAGACATGCCACCATTGGAAAAACAGCCCCGTCAGGGCCCCCCTCCTTATAGTAGAGATGCTTCAATGGGAGCTTATGGTACAAATGTGCAAACACAACAATCTATGGTTACAAAG GTCACACAAAACATGCAAATTCCTTTGTCCTATGCTGATGCTGTTATCGGGACCTCTGGTTCAAATATTAGCTATGTCCGTCGGACCAGTGGTGCGTCTATTGCAGTTCAGGAAACAAGGGGTGTTCCTGGTGAGATGACTGTGGAGATAACTGGATCTGCAGCACAAGTGCAAACAGCGCAGCAATTAATTCAG AATTCTATTGCTGATGCTACCAGCTCAATGCAGAACACTGCGGCTGGACCACCTTCCCAAGGCTATAATCCTTATTCTCAAGGTCCTGTATATACTTCACCATCAGGTGGCACTGGTCATCCATCTGCGGGGGATTATGGTTCCATTTATGGATCCAGCTATGGTTATTGA